In Streptomyces longhuiensis, the following proteins share a genomic window:
- a CDS encoding LysR family transcriptional regulator, which yields MSPRQSRPTHLANLDLNLLVTLRALLRERNVTRAARNLGVTQPAVSAALSRLRRHFGDELLARVQGAYVLTPLAAQLAGQVETVCAAAERLFATGRAFDPDTTEREFTLLMADYQATVLGPALSRLFDREAPHAALHVQLIRETLGSGAGDAIRLVDAMVSPPLGHFRTPGVHSAPLFQDRWVCLVSADHPLCGTESFGIEDLARLPWVVPYHRDEGYPSAAPATRQLSTLGIRPRIAVRVESYRAVPDFISGTRRVALVPERLAAPLRSAHGLRTLACPVSLDPLEEHLWWDASHDEDPAHSWLRDLVARAAACLGP from the coding sequence ATGAGCCCACGGCAGTCCCGTCCCACGCACCTCGCGAACCTCGATCTCAACCTCCTGGTGACGCTGCGAGCGCTGCTGCGCGAGCGGAACGTCACCCGGGCCGCCCGGAACCTCGGCGTCACCCAGCCCGCCGTCAGCGCCGCGCTGTCCCGGCTGCGCCGGCATTTCGGGGACGAGCTGCTCGCCCGGGTGCAGGGGGCCTACGTCCTGACGCCGCTCGCCGCGCAGCTGGCCGGGCAGGTCGAGACCGTGTGCGCGGCCGCCGAGAGGCTCTTCGCGACAGGCAGGGCGTTCGACCCCGACACCACCGAGCGGGAGTTCACGCTGCTGATGGCCGACTACCAGGCCACGGTCCTCGGCCCCGCGCTGTCAAGGCTGTTCGACCGCGAGGCGCCGCATGCGGCGCTCCACGTCCAGCTCATCAGGGAGACCCTGGGCAGTGGCGCGGGCGACGCGATCCGGCTCGTCGACGCCATGGTCTCTCCGCCGCTGGGCCACTTCCGCACCCCAGGTGTCCACTCGGCTCCGCTCTTCCAGGACCGGTGGGTCTGCCTGGTGTCCGCCGACCACCCGCTGTGCGGGACCGAGTCGTTCGGCATCGAGGATCTGGCACGGCTGCCGTGGGTGGTGCCCTACCACCGGGATGAGGGCTACCCGTCGGCCGCTCCGGCGACCCGGCAGCTGAGCACCCTGGGCATCCGGCCACGGATCGCCGTACGCGTGGAGAGCTACCGGGCCGTGCCCGACTTCATCTCCGGAACGCGGCGGGTGGCGCTCGTTCCGGAGCGGCTCGCCGCGCCGCTGAGGTCCGCGCACGGGCTGCGCACGCTCGCCTGCCCGGTATCGCTCGATCCGCTGGAAGAGCATCTCTGGTGGGACGCGAGCCACGACGAGGACCCGGCGCACAGCTGGCTGCGTGACCTGGTGGCACGGGCGGCGGCCTGCCTCGGACCATAA
- a CDS encoding MFS transporter has product MSATPHLVELAPIIERQRANRRWLLMYAVCCLITFLDGFDFQILSFAATYLKKDFGLTETQLGTLGTVGLFGTMIGALIMGYLADRMGRRPTIIVSVAGFGVFMLGFAQADTYAHLVALRFISGLFLGGVLPLTWALAAEYAPKRFRVTAVSIIMCGYTLGGAAGGPVSNWLIPDYGWRSVFVVGGVCSLLTVLAVLPLLPESVKFLALKARPDSDERISRILSRFQPGLSIEPGTRFTTEAQEQAHSGKRFTPAQLFRGHLAAITPLLWVVYLLSSALIYFLVFWTPMINERMGFSVSAAATIAALASVAGAVAQLFISRFVDRKGAGIILWMPLAAVVCMVTLGSGALAPAFYIAFVIGAKMFVNGGHGGITSIAGTFYPTAIRANGAAWASSVAKIGAMVGPWLGGVILDAGLGAQGAFTVFAVCPAVMVVVLFVFGRVQRRLPAEAEGAISVETPTTGVAPVKMAATS; this is encoded by the coding sequence ATGAGCGCCACACCACACCTCGTGGAACTGGCCCCGATCATCGAGCGCCAGCGAGCGAACCGCCGCTGGCTGTTGATGTACGCGGTCTGCTGTCTGATCACCTTCCTCGACGGCTTCGACTTCCAGATCCTGTCGTTCGCCGCCACCTACCTCAAGAAGGACTTCGGGCTCACCGAGACCCAGCTCGGCACCCTGGGCACGGTCGGCCTCTTCGGCACCATGATCGGTGCGCTGATCATGGGTTATCTGGCGGACCGGATGGGGCGCCGTCCCACCATCATCGTGTCGGTCGCCGGATTCGGCGTCTTCATGCTCGGTTTCGCCCAGGCGGACACCTACGCACACCTGGTCGCCCTGCGCTTCATATCCGGGCTCTTCCTCGGCGGCGTACTCCCGCTGACCTGGGCCCTGGCGGCCGAGTACGCGCCGAAGCGGTTCCGGGTGACCGCCGTCTCCATCATCATGTGCGGCTACACGCTCGGCGGCGCCGCCGGCGGTCCCGTCTCCAACTGGCTGATCCCCGACTACGGCTGGCGATCGGTGTTCGTCGTCGGCGGTGTCTGCTCCCTGCTCACCGTCCTCGCGGTGCTGCCGCTGCTGCCCGAGTCGGTGAAGTTCCTGGCGCTGAAGGCCCGCCCCGACAGCGACGAGCGCATCTCCCGCATCCTGAGCCGCTTCCAGCCGGGCCTGTCCATCGAGCCCGGGACCCGCTTCACCACCGAGGCCCAGGAGCAGGCGCACTCGGGCAAGCGGTTCACCCCCGCCCAGCTCTTCCGCGGCCACCTCGCCGCCATCACTCCCCTGCTGTGGGTCGTCTACCTCCTCTCCTCGGCGCTGATCTACTTCCTGGTCTTCTGGACCCCGATGATCAACGAGCGGATGGGCTTCAGCGTGAGCGCGGCCGCCACCATCGCCGCCCTGGCGAGCGTCGCGGGCGCCGTCGCGCAGCTGTTCATCAGCCGGTTCGTCGACCGCAAGGGCGCGGGCATCATCTTGTGGATGCCGCTCGCAGCCGTCGTCTGCATGGTGACGCTGGGCAGCGGAGCTCTCGCCCCGGCCTTCTACATCGCCTTCGTCATCGGCGCCAAGATGTTCGTCAACGGCGGCCATGGCGGTATCACCAGCATCGCCGGCACCTTCTACCCGACGGCGATCCGTGCCAACGGCGCCGCCTGGGCGTCCTCGGTCGCCAAGATCGGCGCGATGGTCGGTCCCTGGCTCGGCGGTGTCATCCTCGACGCCGGTCTCGGGGCACAAGGCGCGTTCACCGTGTTCGCGGTCTGCCCGGCCGTGATGGTGGTGGTGCTGTTCGTGTTCGGCCGGGTCCAGCGTCGGCTGCCGGCCGAGGCCGAGGGAGCGATCTCCGTGGAGACACCCACGACCGGCGTGGCGCCGGTGAAGATGGCGGCCACCTCCTGA
- a CDS encoding dihydroxy-acid dehydratase has translation MSTELRSNHPIGSSRWATTRTQWKALGYNDEEIRRPKIAIVNSSSGLAPCFAHLDKVAEAVRQSVYDAGGLGFEIRTVAPTDFSMAAGRGGGYVLSGRDLVSYDIESVVEGAKLDAMICLASCDKTTPGQLMAAARTDVPTVIVACGYQSCGVLDNGRRVDIEEVFVDAGKLAAGAISFDDLCQMSDRAITGPGVCQGMGTANTMHIVAEALGMALPGSAPTQANSETMWAAAKAAGPVVMAAIEAARRPSTVMTPAAFRNAVTAVIAVSGSINAVKHLEAIAAESPYDIDVHRLFEEIGREVGPIAAVQPNGPTTIDEFDAAGGARGVLRQLGDRIDGSAMTVTGKPMAEAVAGAPVDAEVIRAEPMRAESTIVLMRGNLCPDSGIVKLSVTENRARTFRGTARVFEAAPEATEAIERGEVLPGEVLVLRGLGVTGTPGMGMASNVVFALNGAGLSEQVAFVTDGQLSGLVNKGIVVGEISPEAGVPGPLGVVRTGDEIAIDVPNRTVDLLIDDEALNRRIEAYAETRAPQTWPARPGSWLGVYADAVEPLDRGATLRRTAAN, from the coding sequence GTGTCCACAGAGCTGCGGAGCAACCATCCGATCGGGTCCTCCCGCTGGGCGACGACCCGCACGCAGTGGAAGGCGCTGGGTTACAACGACGAGGAGATCCGTCGGCCCAAGATCGCCATCGTCAACTCCTCCTCCGGGCTGGCGCCGTGCTTCGCCCACCTCGACAAGGTCGCGGAGGCCGTCCGCCAGTCGGTGTACGACGCCGGTGGGCTGGGCTTCGAGATCCGCACCGTCGCGCCGACGGACTTCAGCATGGCCGCCGGCCGGGGCGGCGGATATGTGCTCTCGGGCCGCGACCTGGTGTCCTACGACATCGAGTCGGTGGTCGAGGGCGCGAAGCTCGACGCAATGATCTGCCTGGCGTCGTGCGACAAGACGACGCCCGGCCAGCTGATGGCGGCCGCGCGGACCGACGTCCCCACCGTGATCGTCGCCTGCGGATACCAGAGCTGCGGTGTCCTCGACAACGGTCGCCGTGTCGACATCGAGGAGGTCTTCGTCGACGCCGGCAAGCTCGCCGCGGGCGCCATCAGCTTCGACGACCTCTGCCAGATGTCCGACCGCGCCATCACCGGCCCCGGCGTCTGCCAGGGGATGGGCACCGCCAACACCATGCACATCGTCGCCGAGGCGCTCGGGATGGCGCTGCCCGGCTCCGCCCCGACCCAGGCCAACAGCGAGACGATGTGGGCGGCCGCGAAGGCCGCCGGCCCGGTCGTCATGGCGGCGATCGAGGCGGCCCGGCGCCCCAGCACGGTGATGACCCCCGCCGCGTTCCGCAACGCGGTGACGGCGGTCATCGCGGTCAGCGGCTCGATCAACGCGGTCAAGCATCTGGAGGCGATCGCCGCGGAGTCGCCGTACGACATCGATGTCCACCGGCTCTTCGAGGAGATCGGGCGGGAGGTCGGGCCGATCGCGGCGGTCCAGCCCAACGGGCCCACGACGATCGACGAGTTCGACGCCGCGGGCGGCGCTCGCGGCGTGCTCCGGCAGCTCGGCGACAGGATCGACGGCTCGGCCATGACGGTCACGGGCAAGCCGATGGCCGAGGCCGTCGCCGGCGCCCCCGTCGACGCGGAGGTGATCCGCGCCGAGCCGATGCGCGCCGAGTCCACCATCGTCCTGATGCGCGGCAACCTGTGCCCCGACTCCGGCATCGTGAAGTTGTCGGTGACGGAGAACCGGGCCCGCACCTTCCGCGGCACGGCGCGTGTCTTCGAGGCAGCGCCCGAGGCTACCGAGGCGATCGAGCGCGGCGAGGTGCTGCCGGGCGAGGTCCTCGTGCTGCGGGGTCTTGGCGTCACCGGAACACCGGGGATGGGGATGGCCTCCAACGTGGTCTTCGCGCTGAACGGCGCCGGCCTGAGCGAGCAGGTGGCGTTCGTGACCGACGGGCAGCTCTCGGGGCTCGTCAACAAGGGCATCGTCGTCGGCGAGATCTCGCCCGAGGCAGGCGTGCCTGGCCCGCTGGGCGTCGTCCGCACCGGTGACGAGATCGCGATCGACGTCCCGAACCGGACCGTCGACCTGCTGATCGACGACGAAGCGCTGAACCGCCGGATCGAGGCGTACGCCGAAACACGCGCGCCGCAGACCTGGCCGGCGCGGCCCGGCTCCTGGCTCGGCGTGTACGCCGACGCCGTGGAGCCGCTCGACCGGGGCGCCACGCTGCGCCGGACCGCCGCCAACTGA
- a CDS encoding FAD-dependent oxidoreductase — MPHALSDLVVHTVTKPADHPAERLDADILVVGAGIAGLSAAIQARRLGRDVVLVDALPVLGGQCVNSMIGLFCGIYGNAPDYRQLTYGIFGELFEAMEKTNDIYYRRTHTQTVVYDEVALGRWFENIVQELGIRVVLGASVSGVGIEGGVIERVDFATRFGPVSVTARGVVDATGDAALAWEAGLPCQVPDRTVWGSQQIRLEGLDESGNPEPAELVARVDEKAGEYGLVRRDGLAFFFPGRDTAVMNMTHVEAPLTAVEAADAQLRGRAQADRVVKFLRQEFPKAFKNAKVQAYGFPGRRQARWLAASHQLTLDEVRQETKFDDAIARTAWPVELHDRVEGYVWETFGPDHAHYVPLRSMLSPQAHNLVAAGRCVDGDAAALSSVRVMGPCSAMGLAAAHALDLTLGEDVHQVDLGALRDRVRENVED; from the coding sequence ATGCCCCACGCTCTTTCCGATCTCGTCGTCCACACGGTCACCAAGCCGGCCGACCATCCGGCCGAACGGCTCGACGCCGACATCCTCGTCGTCGGTGCCGGCATCGCCGGCCTCTCGGCGGCCATCCAGGCGCGCCGCCTCGGCCGCGACGTCGTCCTCGTCGACGCGCTCCCGGTCCTCGGCGGCCAGTGCGTCAACTCGATGATCGGGCTCTTCTGCGGGATCTACGGCAACGCGCCCGACTACCGCCAGCTGACCTACGGGATCTTCGGCGAGCTCTTCGAGGCGATGGAGAAGACCAACGACATCTACTACCGCCGTACTCACACCCAGACGGTGGTCTACGACGAGGTGGCCCTCGGCCGCTGGTTCGAGAACATCGTCCAGGAGCTCGGCATCCGGGTGGTCCTCGGCGCCTCCGTCAGCGGCGTGGGGATCGAGGGCGGCGTCATCGAGCGGGTCGACTTCGCCACCCGCTTCGGCCCCGTGAGCGTCACCGCCCGCGGTGTCGTCGACGCGACCGGCGACGCTGCGCTCGCCTGGGAGGCGGGGCTGCCCTGCCAGGTCCCCGACCGTACCGTCTGGGGCTCCCAGCAGATCCGCCTGGAGGGACTCGACGAGTCCGGTAATCCGGAGCCCGCCGAGCTGGTGGCCCGGGTCGACGAGAAGGCCGGCGAGTACGGCCTCGTCCGCCGCGACGGGCTCGCGTTCTTCTTCCCGGGCCGCGACACCGCGGTGATGAACATGACCCACGTCGAGGCTCCGCTGACCGCCGTCGAGGCCGCCGACGCGCAGCTGCGCGGCCGCGCCCAGGCGGACCGGGTCGTGAAGTTCCTCCGGCAGGAGTTCCCGAAGGCGTTCAAGAACGCCAAGGTCCAGGCCTACGGATTCCCGGGGCGACGGCAGGCCCGCTGGCTCGCCGCCTCCCACCAGCTGACCCTCGATGAGGTACGGCAGGAGACGAAGTTCGACGACGCCATCGCCCGCACGGCCTGGCCGGTCGAGCTGCACGACCGGGTCGAGGGCTACGTATGGGAGACCTTCGGCCCCGACCACGCCCACTACGTCCCGCTGCGCAGCATGCTCTCGCCGCAGGCGCACAACCTCGTGGCTGCGGGCCGCTGTGTCGACGGGGACGCCGCCGCCCTCTCCAGCGTCCGGGTGATGGGCCCTTGCTCGGCGATGGGCCTCGCCGCCGCGCACGCCCTCGACCTGACCCTGGGCGAGGACGTCCACCAGGTCGACCTCGGGGCGCTGCGCGACCGCGTCCGTGAGAACGTCGAGGACTGA
- a CDS encoding aconitase X, with product MVALTDEEKAMRDGRDGDAVAAAMDLLIRYADALGAEHLCETRNVAGTNTQPSPAKTKLFEEGGWSKAFAVISLDCDDDITVPQMKVPTCQLQHGFGNDALGIMPYSERNIELQADAESFYSSKGVNVLATCTPYQVGNLPTYGEHVAWMESSAVVYANSVLGARTNCEGGASTGSASITGRIPCWGNHLVENRYGTHLIESGLRMTGFQDWGMFGYFVGDAVMEARPVMVGDLGQPDLADLKHFGAAAASSGGVEMYHIPGRTPDAPTLEAAFGGAAPPEPLHYGEAERRAMYDSLNSIGNSEDVDFVLIGCPHASLEQIGRVARALEGRTLSAGTELWVMTPRALRSVADRNGWTATIEGAGGRVLTDSCPAMSRVAPAGTKVFATDSAKQAHYLPAILGIEAWFGTTEECVDAAVTGRWRGSLAPAAVVR from the coding sequence ATGGTCGCTCTGACCGACGAAGAGAAGGCCATGCGCGACGGCCGTGACGGCGACGCCGTCGCGGCGGCGATGGACCTGCTCATCAGGTACGCCGACGCCCTGGGCGCCGAGCACCTGTGCGAGACACGCAATGTGGCAGGGACCAACACCCAGCCCTCGCCCGCCAAGACGAAGCTGTTCGAGGAGGGCGGCTGGTCGAAGGCGTTCGCGGTGATCAGCCTCGACTGCGACGACGACATCACGGTGCCGCAGATGAAGGTGCCGACCTGCCAGCTCCAGCACGGCTTCGGCAACGACGCCCTGGGGATCATGCCGTACTCCGAGCGCAACATCGAGCTGCAGGCCGACGCCGAGTCGTTCTACAGCTCCAAGGGCGTCAACGTCCTGGCCACGTGCACTCCGTACCAGGTGGGCAACCTGCCGACCTACGGCGAGCACGTCGCCTGGATGGAGTCCTCGGCGGTGGTGTACGCCAACTCGGTCCTCGGCGCGCGCACCAACTGCGAAGGGGGCGCCTCGACCGGGTCGGCGAGCATCACCGGCCGGATCCCCTGCTGGGGCAACCACCTGGTGGAGAACCGGTACGGCACCCATCTGATCGAGTCCGGGCTGCGGATGACCGGCTTCCAGGACTGGGGCATGTTCGGCTACTTCGTCGGCGACGCCGTCATGGAGGCACGGCCGGTCATGGTCGGCGACCTCGGCCAGCCCGACCTGGCGGACCTGAAGCACTTCGGTGCGGCCGCCGCCTCCTCGGGCGGCGTCGAGATGTACCACATCCCTGGACGCACACCCGACGCGCCGACCCTGGAGGCCGCCTTCGGCGGCGCCGCCCCGCCCGAGCCGCTGCACTACGGCGAGGCGGAGCGCCGCGCAATGTACGACTCGCTCAACTCCATCGGGAACAGCGAGGACGTCGACTTCGTGCTGATCGGCTGCCCGCACGCCTCGCTCGAGCAGATCGGCCGGGTCGCGCGGGCGCTCGAGGGCCGCACCCTGTCGGCCGGGACCGAACTGTGGGTCATGACGCCGCGCGCGCTGCGTTCCGTCGCGGACCGCAACGGGTGGACGGCCACCATCGAGGGCGCGGGGGGACGGGTCCTGACCGACTCCTGCCCGGCCATGTCGCGGGTGGCGCCGGCGGGCACCAAGGTGTTCGCCACGGACTCGGCCAAGCAGGCCCACTACCTGCCGGCGATCCTCGGCATCGAGGCCTGGTTCGGCACCACCGAGGAGTGCGTCGACGCCGCCGTGACCGGCCGCTGGCGCGGCTCGCTGGCCCCCGCGGCGGTGGTCCGATGA
- a CDS encoding aconitase X swivel domain-containing protein: protein MTSVAEPRRLVLRGRGIVPGRVEGEALVSHETISGWGGIDPATGTIVERRHELYGVCFTGKVLVFPGAKGSSGWSGFFQSTRLMGTAPLAMVFTNLTTKAALGAIVTRVPTVTELDDDPVARIATGDRVEVDADNGLVVVHGPWPRSDHPR, encoded by the coding sequence ATGACCAGCGTCGCAGAACCCCGGCGGCTTGTGCTCCGCGGCCGCGGCATCGTGCCGGGGCGCGTCGAGGGCGAGGCCCTGGTCTCCCACGAGACCATCTCCGGCTGGGGCGGGATCGATCCGGCCACCGGCACCATCGTCGAGCGCAGGCACGAGCTCTACGGCGTCTGCTTCACCGGCAAGGTGCTGGTCTTCCCGGGGGCGAAGGGCTCCTCGGGCTGGTCCGGCTTCTTCCAGTCGACCCGCCTCATGGGCACCGCGCCGCTGGCGATGGTCTTCACCAACCTGACCACCAAGGCCGCCTTGGGCGCGATCGTGACCCGCGTCCCCACGGTGACCGAGCTCGACGACGACCCGGTCGCCAGGATCGCGACCGGCGACCGCGTCGAGGTCGACGCCGACAACGGGCTGGTGGTGGTGCACGGCCCGTGGCCGCGGTCAGATCATCCGCGGTGA
- a CDS encoding IclR family transcriptional regulator has protein sequence MPGKSAATGGRDARSLSVRTLDVLGAFGAARPRLTLSELSRASGLSLTTTHRIVTDLIEWGALEEADGGYQIGLRLWEAACAAPRGLALRETALPAMEDLYEATHENVQLAVREGLEVVYVERITGRGAIRVLTKVGGRFALPATGVGLVLLAHAPREVQERVLAEPMRRWTPYTVTDPAVLRKMLAEVRGAGSALSDRQVTEDALSVACPVRGAGGEVVAALSVVVRSDGPLTPTALTPAVQAASRSISRALGWEPTRQTRGRRLLDAG, from the coding sequence GTGCCTGGTAAAAGCGCAGCGACGGGCGGGCGCGACGCCCGTTCCCTCAGCGTCCGCACACTCGACGTGCTGGGCGCTTTCGGCGCCGCCCGCCCGCGGCTCACCCTCTCCGAGCTGTCCCGGGCCAGCGGCCTCTCCCTCACGACCACCCACCGCATCGTCACCGACCTCATCGAGTGGGGCGCGCTGGAAGAGGCCGACGGCGGCTACCAGATCGGACTCCGGCTCTGGGAGGCGGCGTGCGCGGCGCCCCGCGGGCTCGCCCTGCGGGAGACCGCGCTACCCGCGATGGAGGACCTCTACGAGGCGACCCACGAGAACGTGCAGCTGGCCGTGCGCGAGGGGCTCGAGGTCGTCTACGTGGAGCGCATCACCGGCCGTGGCGCGATCCGGGTCCTCACCAAGGTCGGCGGGCGCTTCGCCCTGCCGGCCACCGGCGTCGGACTCGTCCTGCTGGCACACGCTCCTCGGGAGGTCCAGGAGCGGGTGCTGGCCGAGCCGATGCGGCGCTGGACGCCGTACACCGTCACCGACCCCGCGGTGCTCCGCAAGATGCTCGCCGAAGTGCGTGGCGCCGGGTCGGCCCTCAGCGACCGTCAGGTGACCGAGGACGCGTTGTCAGTCGCCTGCCCCGTGCGTGGCGCGGGCGGCGAGGTGGTGGCGGCGCTCTCTGTCGTGGTCCGCTCCGACGGCCCCCTCACCCCGACGGCGCTGACCCCCGCGGTACAGGCGGCGAGCCGCAGCATCTCCCGCGCCCTGGGCTGGGAACCCACCCGGCAGACCCGTGGCCGGCGTCTGCTGGACGCGGGCTGA
- a CDS encoding aromatic ring-hydroxylating dioxygenase subunit alpha, translated as MPSWPVNQWYVAAYSEEIGDGLLGRTICGEPLVFYRTGEGEVVALADRCVHRRYPLSLSHLKDDQIVCGYHGFTYDKTGACVAAPAQKRIPRTARVPAWTVREQDSLVWVWIGDQELADEALIPRAPWLDSPDYTVVRGMEPLKARYSLLVDNLMDLSHETYLHGGYIGTPEVAETPITTEVDEDANVVYVSRHMDDAECPPFYSKSTGIDGRITRWQDVEYHAPCLYLLHSRIAPAGVLPPEEGPDDKAFHVEVTYGITPSTEHETLDFWMVSRDFALDDEEVTEFLATNNHTVVMQDVVALDLLEKVVEGEKENYQELSINIDTGALAARRILTKLVAQGEERTAAAKAVTAP; from the coding sequence ATGCCCAGTTGGCCTGTGAACCAGTGGTACGTCGCCGCCTACAGTGAAGAGATCGGCGACGGCCTGCTCGGACGCACGATCTGCGGAGAGCCGCTCGTCTTCTACCGGACCGGCGAGGGCGAGGTCGTCGCGCTGGCCGACCGGTGCGTGCACCGCCGGTACCCGCTGTCGCTCAGCCACCTCAAGGACGACCAGATCGTCTGCGGCTACCACGGCTTCACCTACGACAAGACCGGCGCCTGCGTCGCCGCACCGGCCCAGAAGCGGATCCCGCGCACGGCCCGCGTCCCCGCCTGGACGGTCCGCGAGCAGGACTCGCTGGTGTGGGTCTGGATCGGTGACCAGGAACTGGCCGACGAGGCGCTGATCCCGCGGGCGCCGTGGCTGGACTCGCCCGACTACACGGTCGTCCGCGGCATGGAGCCGCTCAAGGCGCGCTACAGCCTGTTGGTCGACAACCTGATGGACCTCTCCCACGAGACCTACCTCCACGGCGGCTACATCGGCACGCCGGAGGTCGCCGAGACGCCGATCACGACCGAGGTCGACGAGGACGCCAACGTCGTCTACGTGAGCCGCCACATGGACGACGCCGAGTGCCCGCCGTTCTACTCCAAGTCCACGGGCATCGATGGCCGGATCACCCGCTGGCAGGACGTCGAGTACCACGCGCCGTGCCTCTACCTGCTGCACAGCCGAATCGCCCCGGCCGGCGTCCTGCCGCCGGAGGAGGGCCCGGACGACAAGGCCTTCCACGTAGAGGTGACCTACGGGATCACCCCGTCGACCGAGCACGAGACCCTGGACTTCTGGATGGTCTCGCGTGACTTCGCCCTCGACGACGAGGAGGTCACCGAGTTCCTCGCGACCAACAACCACACGGTGGTCATGCAGGACGTCGTCGCGCTCGACCTGCTCGAAAAGGTTGTCGAGGGCGAGAAGGAGAACTACCAGGAGCTGTCGATCAACATCGACACCGGCGCCCTGGCCGCCCGCCGGATCCTCACCAAGCTGGTCGCCCAGGGCGAGGAGAGGACGGCCGCCGCGAAGGCGGTGACCGCGCCATGA
- a CDS encoding PDR/VanB family oxidoreductase has product MNTEIELELVVAAATEPATDVRLLELRSPDGAELPAWSAGAHIDLLLDDGLVRQYSLCGDPDDRSSWQVAVLREPESRGGSAHVHNKLGVGDPIKARGPRNNFELEPAAAYVFVAGGIGITPILPMLASADAAGADWRLYYGGRTRGSMAFVDDLVARHGDRVVVRPQDETGHLDLAGIVAGRPDGAPIYCCGPAPLLDALESVCTPLPSGTLRTERFTALEADPDAVFEGFEVELTDSGQVLQVPADKSILDVMEEAGIEVLSSCREGTCGTCETGVLSGTIDHRDVLLTPDERAANDVMFVCVSRAVPGCSRLVLER; this is encoded by the coding sequence GTGAACACTGAGATCGAGCTGGAGCTGGTCGTCGCGGCCGCCACGGAGCCCGCCACGGACGTCCGGCTACTCGAACTGCGCAGCCCCGACGGGGCCGAGCTGCCTGCCTGGTCCGCCGGGGCTCACATCGACCTGCTGCTCGACGACGGGCTGGTGCGGCAGTACTCGCTGTGCGGCGATCCAGACGACCGCAGCAGCTGGCAGGTCGCCGTGCTGCGCGAGCCGGAAAGCCGCGGCGGTTCGGCGCACGTCCACAACAAGCTCGGCGTGGGCGATCCGATCAAGGCACGCGGTCCGCGCAACAACTTCGAGCTGGAGCCGGCGGCCGCATACGTCTTCGTGGCGGGCGGCATCGGCATCACGCCGATCCTCCCGATGCTCGCCTCGGCCGACGCAGCCGGTGCCGACTGGCGGCTCTACTACGGTGGCCGCACCCGGGGCTCGATGGCCTTCGTGGACGACCTTGTGGCGCGCCACGGCGACCGCGTCGTCGTCCGCCCGCAGGACGAGACCGGACACCTCGACCTGGCCGGGATCGTCGCAGGCCGTCCGGACGGCGCGCCGATCTACTGCTGCGGGCCGGCGCCACTCCTCGACGCCCTGGAGTCCGTGTGCACGCCCCTGCCGTCCGGCACGCTGCGCACCGAACGGTTCACGGCGCTCGAGGCCGACCCGGACGCCGTCTTTGAGGGTTTCGAGGTTGAGCTGACCGACTCCGGACAGGTTCTACAGGTGCCTGCCGACAAATCGATCCTCGACGTGATGGAGGAGGCCGGCATCGAGGTCCTCTCCTCCTGCCGGGAAGGCACCTGCGGCACCTGCGAGACCGGCGTCCTGTCGGGCACGATCGACCACCGCGACGTCCTGCTGACGCCCGACGAGCGAGCGGCCAACGATGTGATGTTCGTCTGCGTCTCCCGGGCCGTCCCCGGCTGCTCGAGGCTGGTCCTCGAACGCTGA
- a CDS encoding alpha/beta hydrolase family protein, translating into MTFPSVVGPELAGVIDLPEGEVRGWGLFAHGFTLGKDSPAASRVSKQLAREGIGMLRFDNLGIGDSDGDWGDGSFTVKTQDTIRAAAFMAERGTPVDLLVGHSWGGAAAIAAAGEIPGLRALATIAAPVDPSHVERQYDSVLDRVLSDGSHQWFVGGRTLVLKRAFVEDVRKAHLRDRIGELNLPLLVAHSPTDSTVDIDNAAEIFQEARHPRSFISLEGADHLLTARGQAQRAAHIISAWADQYLGEPRP; encoded by the coding sequence GTGACATTCCCGAGCGTCGTCGGCCCCGAACTGGCCGGAGTGATCGACCTGCCGGAAGGCGAAGTCCGCGGCTGGGGACTCTTCGCGCACGGCTTCACCCTCGGCAAGGACTCGCCGGCCGCCTCCCGCGTCAGCAAGCAGCTGGCCCGCGAAGGCATCGGCATGCTGCGCTTCGACAACCTGGGCATCGGCGACTCCGACGGCGACTGGGGAGACGGGTCCTTCACCGTCAAAACACAGGACACGATCCGCGCCGCGGCTTTCATGGCCGAGCGCGGCACCCCTGTGGACCTGCTGGTGGGGCACTCCTGGGGCGGCGCCGCCGCCATCGCCGCCGCTGGCGAGATCCCCGGCCTGCGCGCACTGGCCACCATCGCCGCGCCCGTCGACCCGAGCCACGTCGAGCGGCAGTATGACTCGGTCCTGGACCGCGTACTCAGCGATGGCTCTCACCAGTGGTTCGTCGGCGGGCGCACCCTCGTCCTCAAGCGCGCATTCGTCGAGGACGTCCGCAAGGCCCACCTGCGCGACCGGATCGGCGAGCTGAACCTGCCGCTCCTGGTCGCGCACTCCCCCACCGATTCCACCGTCGACATCGACAACGCCGCGGAAATCTTCCAAGAGGCCCGCCACCCCCGCAGCTTCATCTCCCTCGAAGGCGCGGACCACCTGCTGACCGCACGCGGGCAGGCACAGCGGGCCGCGCACATCATCAGCGCCTGGGCCGACCAGTACCTCGGCGAGCCACGCCCCTGA